In a genomic window of Vairimorpha necatrix chromosome 12, complete sequence:
- a CDS encoding putative SP-containing protein, which produces MRLLPFINILLLVRSSNVSKNKKNEYVAIHKSNDTIDTNIDIVKDENVLKEAENVSRENSDDKKEGGILNCLYRYFEDEILWFRCMGEYFYSFFR; this is translated from the coding sequence ATGAGACTTTTACCTTTTATTAACATTCTGTTATTAGTAAGGTCATCGAAcgtttctaaaaataaaaaaaatgaatatgtTGCTATTCATAAATCAAATGACACTATAGATACAAACATTGATATTGTaaaagatgaaaatgttttaaaagaagCTGAAAATGTTTCCAGAGAAAACTCAGacgataaaaaagaaggagGGATTTTAAACTGTCTATATAGGTATTTTGAAGACGAAATTTTGTGGTTTAGATGCATGGGGGAATATTTCTATTCATTTTTCAGATGA
- a CDS encoding putative SP-containing protein, translating to MILRSFSLIIIFLILLTVYYLFLTLVNVNKDDKVKPSDEYTKPQGILIRPEIKEKDFEIINDTERFLR from the coding sequence ATGATCTTGAGATCTTTTAGtcttattataatattcctGATCTTACTAACGGTATATTATCTATTCTTGACACTTGTAAATGTCAATAAAGATGATAAAGTAAAACCAAGCGATGAATATACAAAACCACAAGGAATATTAATAAGACCAGAAATCAAAGAAAAGGATTTTGAGATTATTAACGATACAGAGAGATTTTTAAGATGA